The Halobacterium litoreum genome includes a region encoding these proteins:
- a CDS encoding 50S ribosomal protein L22, whose amino-acid sequence MGISYSVDVDPDTSAKAMLRERPISLKHSKAIARQIKGETVADAKEYLQAVVDEEQSVPFKQHNSGVGHRNDIEGWDAGRYPEKASKDFLKLLSNVSNNASQQGFDADEMVIEHVAPHKVDESRGRKPRAMGKADPWNTTLCDVELVVTETEEVSA is encoded by the coding sequence ATGGGAATCAGCTACAGCGTGGACGTCGACCCGGACACCTCCGCGAAAGCGATGCTCCGGGAGCGACCCATCAGCCTGAAGCACAGCAAAGCCATCGCTCGCCAGATCAAGGGCGAGACCGTCGCCGACGCCAAGGAGTACCTCCAGGCCGTCGTCGACGAGGAGCAGTCGGTGCCGTTCAAGCAGCACAACAGCGGCGTCGGCCACCGGAACGACATCGAGGGCTGGGACGCCGGGCGCTACCCGGAGAAGGCCTCGAAGGACTTCCTGAAGCTCCTCTCGAACGTGTCGAACAACGCGAGCCAGCAGGGCTTCGACGCGGACGAGATGGTCATCGAACACGTCGCACCCCACAAGGTGGACGAGAGCCGCGGCCGCAAGCCCCGCGCGATGGGGAAGGCGGACCCGTGGAACACCACGCTCTGTGACGTGGAACTCGTCGTGACGGAGACCGAGGAGGTGAGCGCCTAA
- a CDS encoding 30S ribosomal protein S19 — MSTEYRTGREGEFTYRGYDLDELQDMSLEDVAELLPARARRTITRGLSDEHHKVLEEARDATAEETANNPIRTHLRDMPVLPEFVGLTFAVYSGQEFERVEVQPEMIGHYLGEFQLTRTSVEHGQAGIGATRSSKFVPLK; from the coding sequence ATGAGTACGGAATACCGAACCGGCCGCGAAGGTGAGTTCACCTACCGCGGCTACGACCTCGACGAACTGCAGGACATGAGCCTGGAGGACGTCGCGGAACTGCTTCCCGCCCGCGCGCGGCGAACCATCACCCGTGGCCTGTCCGACGAGCACCACAAGGTGCTCGAGGAGGCCCGCGACGCGACCGCCGAAGAGACGGCCAACAACCCGATTCGGACGCACCTGCGCGACATGCCGGTGCTGCCGGAGTTCGTCGGTCTGACGTTCGCGGTCTACAGCGGACAGGAGTTCGAGCGCGTCGAGGTCCAGCCCGAGATGATCGGGCACTACCTCGGCGAGTTCCAGCTCACCCGAACGTCGGTCGAACACGGGCAGGCGGGTATCGGCGCGACCCGCTCCTCGAAGTTCGTGCCGCTCAAGTAA
- a CDS encoding 50S ribosomal protein L2, which produces MGRRIQGQRRGRGTSTFRAPSHRYKAELSHRKTEDTDVLAGEVVDIEHDPARSAPVANVKFEDGDQRLVLASEGTGVGDTVEVGISASIEEGNTLPLAEIPEGVPVCNVESQPGDGGKFARASGVNADLVTHERDAAVVQLPSGEMKRLSPDCRATIGVVAGGGRTEKPHVKAGNKHHKMKARGTKWPRVRGVAMNAVDHPFGGGGRQHPGRPKSVSKNAPPGRKVGDIASKRTGRGGNK; this is translated from the coding sequence ATGGGACGCAGAATCCAAGGCCAGCGACGCGGGCGCGGGACGTCGACGTTCCGAGCGCCGTCGCACCGATACAAAGCAGAACTGTCACACCGGAAGACCGAGGACACGGACGTGCTCGCGGGCGAGGTCGTCGACATCGAACACGACCCCGCGCGCAGCGCGCCCGTCGCGAACGTCAAGTTCGAGGACGGCGACCAGCGTCTCGTCCTCGCCAGCGAGGGCACCGGCGTCGGCGACACCGTCGAAGTCGGCATCTCGGCGAGCATCGAGGAGGGCAACACCCTCCCGCTCGCGGAGATTCCCGAGGGCGTCCCGGTCTGTAACGTCGAGAGCCAGCCCGGCGACGGCGGCAAGTTCGCTCGCGCGAGCGGGGTCAACGCGGACCTCGTGACCCACGAGCGCGACGCCGCGGTCGTCCAGCTGCCGAGCGGCGAGATGAAGCGGCTCTCCCCGGATTGTCGCGCCACCATCGGCGTGGTCGCCGGCGGCGGCCGCACCGAGAAACCCCACGTCAAAGCCGGGAACAAACACCACAAGATGAAGGCGCGAGGCACGAAGTGGCCGCGCGTGCGTGGTGTCGCGATGAACGCCGTCGACCACCCCTTCGGTGGCGGTGGCCGCCAGCACCCCGGTCGCCCGAAGAGCGTGTCCAAGAACGCGCCGCCGGGCCGCAAGGTCGGTGACATCGCGTCGAAGCGAACCGGCCGCGGAGGGAACAAGTAA
- a CDS encoding 50S ribosomal protein L23: MSGIIDYPLVTEKAMDEMDFDNKLQFIVDLDAAKPEIRESIENEYDVTITNVNTQVTPGGEKKATVTLSEEDDAQDVASRIGVF, translated from the coding sequence ATGAGCGGTATCATCGACTACCCCCTCGTGACGGAGAAGGCGATGGACGAGATGGACTTCGACAACAAGCTCCAGTTCATCGTCGACCTCGACGCCGCGAAGCCCGAGATTCGCGAGAGCATCGAGAACGAGTACGACGTGACCATCACCAACGTGAACACGCAGGTGACGCCGGGCGGCGAGAAGAAGGCGACGGTCACGCTCTCCGAGGAGGACGACGCACAGGACGTCGCCTCCCGCATCGGGGTGTTCTGA
- the rpl4p gene encoding 50S ribosomal protein L4: MQATVRDLNGDESGTLDLPDVFSEPVRPDLIKRAVLAAQANRTQEYGSDEYAGLRTSAESQGSGRGMAHVPKTNGRGARVPQTVGGRKAHPPKAEKDHGLDLNDKERKAATRSAVAATTDGDLVADRGHQFEDDIELPLVVDDEFEGLVKTKEVVAFLEALGVHADVERADDGKTVRAGQGKLRGRKYKEPTSILFVTSSESGPSKAARNLAGVDVATGREVNTEDLAPGTEPGRLTVWTESAVEEVAQR; the protein is encoded by the coding sequence ATGCAGGCAACCGTACGCGACCTGAACGGCGACGAATCCGGGACGCTGGACCTGCCAGACGTGTTCTCAGAACCCGTCCGGCCGGACCTCATCAAGCGTGCCGTCCTCGCCGCTCAGGCCAATCGAACACAGGAGTACGGCTCCGACGAGTACGCGGGCCTGCGCACCTCCGCCGAATCCCAAGGCAGCGGCCGCGGTATGGCTCACGTCCCGAAGACGAACGGGCGTGGGGCTCGCGTCCCGCAGACGGTCGGCGGCCGGAAAGCGCACCCGCCGAAAGCCGAGAAAGACCACGGTCTCGACCTCAACGACAAGGAGCGGAAGGCCGCCACCCGGAGCGCCGTCGCGGCGACGACGGACGGCGACCTCGTGGCCGACCGCGGCCACCAGTTCGAGGACGACATCGAACTCCCGCTCGTCGTCGACGACGAGTTCGAGGGCCTCGTGAAGACCAAGGAGGTCGTCGCGTTCCTCGAAGCGCTCGGCGTCCACGCTGACGTCGAGCGCGCGGACGACGGCAAGACCGTCCGTGCCGGCCAAGGGAAACTCCGCGGCCGGAAGTACAAGGAACCGACCTCGATTCTGTTCGTCACCTCCAGCGAGAGCGGGCCGTCGAAGGCCGCGCGCAACCTCGCGGGCGTCGACGTGGCGACCGGGCGAGAGGTGAACACCGAAGACCTCGCACCGGGCACGGAGCCGGGCCGACTGACGGTCTGGACCGAGAGCGCAGTCGAGGAGGTGGCACAGCGATGA
- a CDS encoding 50S ribosomal protein L3 has product MPQPNRPRKGSMGFSPRKRAESEVPRFNSWPADDGQVGLQGFAGYKAGMSHVVLVDDQANSPTEGMETTVPVTVVETPPMRAAAVRLYEDTPYGKKPLTEVWADDVHEELDRTLSVPEAGGDTDELTEALESEDIADIRVITHTVPGDVASVPKKKPDVMETRVGGGSLRDRADFAAELIEDGGVHEFGDVFRAGEFTDVAGVTKGKGTQGPVKRWGVQKRKGKHARQGWRRRIGNLGPWNPSRVRSTVPQLGQTGYHQRTELNKRLIDFGEGDDVNADGGFPNYGEVDGPYTLVKGSVPGPEQRLVRFRPAVRPSESPRLDPEVRYVSTASNQG; this is encoded by the coding sequence ATGCCACAGCCAAACCGACCACGAAAAGGCTCGATGGGGTTCAGTCCCCGCAAGCGCGCGGAGAGTGAAGTGCCGCGCTTCAACTCGTGGCCCGCCGACGACGGGCAAGTCGGTCTGCAGGGCTTCGCCGGCTACAAGGCCGGGATGTCCCACGTCGTCCTCGTCGACGACCAGGCCAACTCGCCCACGGAGGGCATGGAGACGACGGTCCCCGTGACCGTCGTCGAGACGCCGCCCATGCGGGCGGCGGCCGTCCGCCTCTACGAAGACACGCCGTACGGCAAGAAGCCGCTCACGGAAGTCTGGGCAGACGACGTCCACGAGGAACTCGACCGCACGCTCTCCGTCCCCGAAGCGGGCGGAGACACAGACGAACTGACCGAGGCGCTCGAATCCGAGGACATCGCCGACATCCGCGTCATCACGCACACGGTGCCCGGCGACGTCGCGAGCGTCCCGAAGAAGAAACCCGACGTGATGGAGACGCGCGTCGGCGGCGGTTCCCTCCGGGACCGCGCCGACTTCGCGGCCGAACTCATCGAGGACGGCGGCGTCCACGAGTTCGGCGACGTCTTCCGAGCCGGCGAGTTCACCGACGTCGCCGGCGTCACGAAGGGCAAGGGTACCCAGGGTCCCGTCAAGCGCTGGGGCGTGCAAAAGCGGAAAGGCAAGCACGCCCGCCAGGGCTGGCGGCGCCGAATCGGTAACCTCGGCCCGTGGAACCCGAGCCGTGTGCGCTCGACGGTCCCCCAGCTGGGGCAGACCGGCTACCACCAGCGCACCGAACTCAACAAGCGCCTCATCGACTTCGGTGAGGGCGACGACGTGAACGCGGACGGCGGCTTCCCGAACTACGGCGAAGTCGACGGCCCGTACACGCTCGTGAAGGGCTCGGTTCCCGGTCCGGAGCAACGACTGGTGCGGTTCCGCCCGGCCGTCCGGCCGAGCGAGTCGCCGCGCCTCGACCCCGAGGTGCGCTACGTGAGTACCGCATCTAACCAAGGATAA
- a CDS encoding putative RNA uridine N3 methyltransferase has translation MTRTVLVPSSLVREAEDKREATRKLGYVARAAAVFRMDRLGVFPDEDGERKWGGGFVETVLRYAATPPYLRKEAFETRDELEYVGVLPPLRLSSWTGSDSSGSGSIRQGIVTQVGSEGRVRVNCGMQHPISLHTPPGMEVEEGERVTIRVSSRRPVRAKLVDEPLPGFSVERVDLGDALDRPDAGVRIATSRHGTPLSAASLGGYVERTARDGLTVAFGSPGRGLPPMLGVSEDDVRESATTSSDAPAGFDAWLNTIPSQGSEVVRTEEALFATLGCLTLTE, from the coding sequence ATGACACGGACCGTACTCGTGCCGTCGTCCCTCGTCCGGGAAGCCGAGGACAAACGCGAGGCAACTCGCAAACTCGGTTACGTCGCCCGCGCGGCGGCGGTGTTCCGGATGGACCGACTCGGCGTCTTCCCCGACGAAGACGGCGAGCGGAAGTGGGGCGGCGGGTTCGTCGAAACGGTGTTGCGGTACGCCGCAACGCCACCGTACCTCCGAAAGGAGGCCTTCGAAACCCGCGACGAACTGGAGTACGTGGGTGTCCTGCCGCCGCTCCGTCTCTCGTCATGGACCGGCTCAGACTCGAGCGGGTCTGGGTCGATACGACAGGGAATCGTGACCCAGGTCGGATCTGAAGGGCGCGTTCGGGTCAATTGCGGAATGCAACACCCGATCTCCCTCCACACGCCTCCCGGTATGGAGGTCGAGGAGGGGGAGCGCGTGACCATCAGGGTCTCTTCGCGACGACCGGTCCGCGCAAAGCTGGTCGACGAACCCCTCCCGGGGTTCTCGGTCGAACGCGTGGACCTCGGTGACGCTCTCGACCGCCCCGACGCGGGCGTTCGCATCGCCACCTCCCGCCACGGGACGCCGCTTTCCGCGGCCTCCCTCGGGGGGTACGTCGAACGCACCGCCCGGGACGGACTGACCGTCGCCTTCGGCTCGCCGGGGCGTGGGCTCCCGCCCATGCTCGGAGTGAGCGAAGACGACGTCAGGGAGAGTGCCACCACTTCATCCGACGCTCCCGCGGGATTCGACGCCTGGCTCAACACCATCCCGTCGCAAGGCAGCGAGGTCGTTCGAACGGAGGAAGCTCTGTTCGCGACGCTCGGCTGCCTAACGCTCACGGAGTGA
- a CDS encoding MFS transporter, which yields MSRLSKSAVIRRYYLYRATARPGFHYPIYTFFLLFNGLSYTQIGLIASIQSVVIVTSEVPTGYVGDRIGRRNSLAVGAFIMLISNASYLVATDFAGFAFTFISLSFGGTFISGSGSAWLYDTLQEHGIEDEFTRVSGRGRAIGLYVGAAGCLLGAVLYTVNRLYPFYAGIAVAVLSLAFVLRLPQNEAYDEDSDHEQERIGMREALPVVFDQIKTPQLRWFVVYLALFSGALWTMDMWIQPIARSAIEETFLPTLKRLPIERPEILFIGLLYGAFRLLSAVASDYSSNLRDLLGVRKAIMLVPGIIAVTYVVAAFEPLMVFVMLFAMKGGGAMLGPIQNQYLNDHVQSVGRATLLSSVAMLRQVAGIPFRLGSGVLADAYSTIDAVAILGAVFLVASFLLWTFRSPVERDYEPSSTTKSAPESGAAED from the coding sequence ATGAGCCGTCTCTCGAAGTCTGCGGTCATCCGGCGGTACTACCTCTACCGCGCGACAGCGCGGCCCGGATTCCACTACCCAATCTACACGTTCTTCCTGCTGTTCAACGGCCTGAGTTACACCCAAATCGGCCTCATCGCCTCGATTCAGTCCGTCGTCATCGTCACCTCCGAGGTGCCCACGGGGTACGTCGGCGACCGCATCGGGCGGCGGAACAGCCTCGCGGTCGGCGCGTTCATCATGCTCATCTCGAACGCAAGTTACCTCGTCGCGACCGACTTCGCCGGGTTCGCGTTCACGTTCATCTCGCTGTCCTTCGGCGGCACGTTCATCTCCGGGAGCGGCAGCGCGTGGCTCTACGACACGCTCCAGGAGCACGGCATCGAGGACGAGTTCACTCGCGTGAGCGGTCGCGGGCGCGCCATCGGTCTCTACGTCGGCGCGGCGGGCTGTCTGCTCGGCGCGGTCCTCTACACGGTCAACCGACTCTACCCGTTCTACGCGGGTATCGCCGTGGCGGTGCTGTCGCTCGCGTTCGTCCTGCGACTCCCGCAGAACGAGGCCTACGACGAGGACAGCGACCACGAGCAAGAGCGCATCGGGATGCGAGAGGCGCTTCCCGTGGTCTTCGACCAGATAAAGACCCCTCAGCTCCGGTGGTTCGTCGTCTACCTCGCGCTGTTCAGCGGCGCGCTCTGGACGATGGACATGTGGATTCAGCCGATAGCGCGCAGCGCCATCGAGGAGACGTTCCTCCCGACGCTGAAGCGCCTGCCCATCGAGCGCCCCGAGATACTCTTCATCGGGCTACTGTACGGCGCGTTCCGGTTGCTGTCGGCGGTCGCGAGCGACTACTCGAGCAACCTCCGGGACCTGCTCGGCGTCCGGAAAGCCATCATGCTGGTCCCCGGAATAATCGCGGTCACGTACGTGGTCGCCGCGTTCGAGCCGCTGATGGTGTTCGTGATGCTGTTCGCGATGAAGGGCGGGGGTGCGATGCTCGGCCCGATTCAGAACCAGTACCTCAACGACCACGTCCAGTCGGTCGGGCGCGCGACGCTGCTGTCGTCGGTCGCGATGCTCCGGCAAGTGGCCGGCATCCCGTTCCGTCTGGGGAGTGGCGTCCTCGCCGACGCGTACTCGACTATCGACGCCGTCGCCATCCTCGGGGCCGTCTTCCTCGTGGCGTCGTTCCTGCTGTGGACGTTCCGCTCGCCCGTGGAACGCGATTACGAGCCCTCGTCGACCACCAAGTCGGCGCCGGAATCGGGCGCCGCGGAGGACTGA
- the mch gene encoding methenyltetrahydromethanopterin cyclohydrolase translates to MDSLNRMALELADEALEFTEELDVGAFELENGATVIDFGVEHRGGLEAGLLLAELQTAGLATVQTRVDEVAGATFPHVELACDRPAVSLLGAQKAGWELSVDDYEGLGSGPARALVAREGEFQAIDYVDAFEFAVLALESDALPTEAAAGQVADLSDVNTESVFLPTYRTASVAGSVTAAARAAELAMFRLYELGYDPTNVLTASGSAPVAPVAGDEETAIGRTNDALAYGGRVHLTVEEDFDGFAAVPSSAAERYDAPFAEIFGDADWDVGDVDEGVFGPAQVTVNVVGGPTYSLGEVHEDLLAEGFDVA, encoded by the coding sequence ATGGACAGTCTCAACCGGATGGCGCTGGAGCTCGCCGACGAGGCGTTGGAGTTCACCGAGGAACTGGACGTCGGCGCGTTCGAGTTGGAGAACGGCGCGACGGTCATCGACTTCGGCGTGGAGCACCGCGGCGGTCTCGAGGCCGGCCTGTTGCTCGCCGAACTGCAGACGGCGGGGCTCGCGACCGTACAGACGCGCGTCGACGAGGTGGCCGGGGCGACGTTCCCGCACGTCGAACTCGCCTGTGACCGCCCCGCGGTCTCCCTGCTCGGCGCGCAGAAGGCCGGCTGGGAGCTCTCGGTCGACGACTACGAGGGGCTCGGGAGCGGGCCGGCTCGCGCGCTCGTCGCTCGCGAGGGCGAGTTTCAGGCCATCGACTACGTGGACGCCTTCGAGTTCGCGGTGCTCGCACTGGAGAGTGACGCGCTCCCGACGGAGGCCGCGGCCGGGCAGGTCGCCGACCTCTCGGACGTGAACACCGAGAGCGTCTTCCTGCCGACGTACCGCACGGCGAGCGTCGCGGGGAGCGTCACGGCGGCGGCTCGCGCGGCGGAACTCGCGATGTTCCGCCTGTACGAACTCGGCTACGACCCGACGAACGTCCTCACGGCCAGCGGGAGCGCACCGGTCGCGCCCGTCGCCGGCGACGAGGAGACGGCCATCGGGCGGACGAACGACGCGCTCGCGTACGGCGGGCGCGTCCACCTCACCGTCGAGGAGGACTTCGACGGGTTCGCGGCGGTGCCGTCGTCGGCGGCCGAGCGCTACGACGCGCCGTTCGCCGAAATCTTCGGGGACGCCGACTGGGACGTCGGCGACGTGGACGAGGGCGTGTTCGGGCCGGCGCAGGTCACCGTGAACGTCGTCGGCGGGCCGACGTACTCGCTCGGCGAGGTCCACGAGGACCTGCTCGCCGAGGGCTTCGACGTGGCGTAA
- a CDS encoding phytoene desaturase family protein, with product MQPLSGRSVAVVGSGFGGLSTACHLADAGADVTVVEKNEQVGGRASSLERDGFTFDMGPSWYLMPDVFERFFAEFDREPTDYYGLTHLDPHYRIFFKDNEGRRPGRAPPGLDVDADGDTIDVTPDREQVKAVFDAYEPGAGDVLDDYLAQSRENYEVGMEHFVYEDRPRVRDWLDPSLAEYARGLTLLGSMQDHVEKYFDHPKLQQVMQYTLVFLGGSPDTTPALYNLMSHVDFNLGVYYPDGGMNAVALGMADLAEELGVEFLTDHPVTAIKGRRGGFKVETDGAIGDVLADVVVSDADYAHTEQELLPPEKRQYDADYWESRTYAPSAFLLYLGVEGDVEPLAHHTLVLPSDWQGHFDQIFDDPEWPEDPAYYLCVPSKTDDDVAPEGHSNLFALVPIAAGLDDTDEVRAEYRDLVLEDIAENTGVDLRDRIVVEETFSVSEFADRYNSYQGTALGLAHTLRQTALFRPPHRSKALDGLYFTGSFTTPGIGVPMCLISGEITADYVVDDER from the coding sequence ATGCAACCGCTCTCGGGTCGGTCGGTCGCCGTCGTCGGGTCTGGCTTCGGCGGGCTCTCCACTGCGTGTCACCTCGCGGACGCGGGCGCGGACGTGACCGTCGTGGAGAAAAACGAGCAGGTCGGCGGGCGCGCGAGTTCGCTGGAGCGCGACGGCTTCACGTTCGACATGGGGCCGTCGTGGTACCTGATGCCGGACGTCTTCGAGCGCTTCTTCGCCGAGTTCGACCGGGAGCCGACGGACTACTACGGCCTCACTCACCTCGACCCGCACTACCGCATCTTCTTCAAGGATAACGAGGGGCGGCGTCCGGGGCGCGCGCCGCCCGGCCTCGACGTGGACGCGGACGGCGACACCATCGACGTGACGCCCGACCGCGAGCAGGTGAAGGCCGTCTTCGACGCGTACGAACCGGGCGCGGGCGACGTGCTCGACGACTACCTCGCCCAATCGAGGGAGAACTACGAGGTGGGGATGGAGCACTTCGTCTACGAGGACCGGCCCCGAGTCCGGGACTGGCTGGACCCGAGTCTCGCGGAGTACGCGCGCGGTCTCACCCTCCTCGGGTCGATGCAGGACCACGTCGAGAAGTACTTCGACCACCCGAAACTCCAGCAGGTGATGCAGTACACGCTCGTGTTCCTCGGGGGGTCGCCGGACACGACGCCGGCGCTCTACAACCTGATGAGTCACGTCGACTTCAACCTCGGCGTCTACTACCCGGACGGCGGGATGAACGCCGTCGCCCTCGGGATGGCCGACCTCGCCGAGGAGTTGGGCGTGGAGTTTCTCACCGACCACCCCGTCACCGCCATCAAGGGGCGTCGGGGCGGCTTCAAGGTCGAGACGGACGGCGCAATCGGCGACGTGCTCGCGGACGTGGTCGTCTCGGACGCGGACTACGCGCACACCGAACAGGAACTCCTCCCGCCGGAGAAGCGCCAGTACGACGCGGACTACTGGGAGTCCCGGACGTACGCGCCGTCGGCGTTCCTGCTCTACCTCGGCGTGGAGGGCGACGTGGAGCCGCTCGCCCACCACACGCTCGTTCTGCCATCCGACTGGCAGGGCCACTTCGACCAGATTTTCGACGACCCCGAGTGGCCCGAGGACCCCGCGTACTACCTCTGTGTGCCGTCGAAGACGGACGACGACGTGGCGCCCGAGGGACACAGCAACCTCTTCGCGCTCGTCCCCATCGCCGCCGGCCTCGACGACACCGACGAGGTGCGCGCGGAGTACCGCGACCTCGTCTTGGAGGACATCGCCGAGAACACGGGCGTCGACCTCCGGGACCGCATCGTCGTGGAGGAGACGTTCTCGGTCTCGGAGTTCGCGGACCGGTACAACTCCTACCAGGGGACCGCACTCGGCCTCGCGCACACGCTCCGACAGACCGCCTTGTTCCGGCCGCCACACCGCTCGAAGGCCCTCGACGGCCTCTACTTCACGGGGTCGTTCACGACGCCCGGCATCGGCGTGCCGATGTGTCTCATCAGCGGCGAGATAACCGCGGACTACGTCGTGGACGACGAGCGCTGA
- a CDS encoding prenyltransferase has product MLRYLVTLSRPRFWLYLAGPVLVGVSYAAADVPELFSAPAVALFAYFLVPANVYLYGVNDVFDRDVDEANPKKEGREARFRGGRAVTAVVAVSGALLLALAPVVPAVAYPWLAGWFLLATEYSAPPFRFKTTPFLDSLSNGLYVLPGAAAYAAVAGQHPPLLAVAGGWLWAMGMHTFSAIPDIEPDRDAGIRTTATALGERRTYAYCAACWLAAAGVFALVDWRLGALLLAYPVLVFGIVRSSIDVDRAYWWYPYVNTLVGMAFTLGGLWRLTNA; this is encoded by the coding sequence ATGCTCCGGTATCTGGTGACGCTGTCCCGCCCGCGGTTCTGGCTCTACCTCGCCGGCCCCGTGCTGGTCGGGGTGTCGTACGCCGCCGCCGACGTGCCCGAGTTGTTCAGCGCGCCCGCCGTCGCGCTGTTCGCGTACTTCCTCGTCCCCGCGAACGTCTACCTCTACGGTGTCAACGACGTGTTCGACCGGGACGTGGACGAGGCGAACCCGAAGAAAGAGGGCCGGGAGGCGCGCTTCCGCGGTGGGCGCGCGGTGACTGCAGTCGTCGCCGTCTCGGGCGCGCTCCTGCTCGCGCTCGCTCCCGTCGTTCCGGCAGTCGCGTACCCGTGGCTCGCCGGGTGGTTCCTGCTCGCGACAGAGTACAGCGCGCCCCCGTTCCGGTTCAAGACGACGCCGTTCCTCGACTCGCTCTCGAACGGCCTCTACGTTCTCCCGGGCGCCGCCGCGTACGCTGCCGTCGCCGGCCAGCATCCGCCCCTGCTCGCGGTCGCCGGCGGGTGGCTGTGGGCGATGGGGATGCACACGTTCTCCGCGATTCCCGACATCGAGCCCGACCGCGACGCCGGCATCCGCACGACTGCGACGGCGCTCGGGGAGCGCCGGACGTACGCGTACTGTGCGGCGTGCTGGCTCGCCGCCGCCGGCGTGTTCGCGCTCGTGGACTGGCGACTCGGCGCGCTGCTGCTCGCGTACCCCGTCCTCGTCTTCGGTATCGTCCGGAGCAGCATCGACGTGGACCGCGCGTACTGGTGGTACCCCTACGTGAACACGCTCGTCGGGATGGCGTTCACCCTCGGCGGCCTCTGGAGGCTCACCAATGCGTGA
- the cruF gene encoding bisanhydrobacterioruberin hydratase: protein MRDRAALERRLDALVADNRFEIAVVFPAVGAVLLLASAWDLLPAPFSFNPYLILFGTLVMRLPLIAGLAPLVDRKAAAALLALTAYAYGIELVGVATGWPYGHFEYLVELGPMLLGAVPAGLPVFFFPLVVNSYLLALLLLGPRADSPVVRLPAVAALVLWMDVVLDPAAVALGFWTYDAGGVYYGVPLSNYLGWVLSASVSVAVLDWGFSRTGLRDRLASCAFLLDDLVSFVILWGVVNAAFGQFVPALAAGVLGAALLATDRFDFGVFDRSPARL from the coding sequence ATGCGTGACCGCGCCGCCCTCGAACGCCGCCTCGACGCGCTCGTCGCCGACAACCGCTTCGAGATAGCGGTGGTGTTCCCCGCGGTCGGTGCCGTCCTCCTGCTCGCGTCCGCGTGGGACCTCCTGCCCGCGCCGTTCTCCTTCAACCCCTACCTCATCCTGTTCGGGACGCTCGTGATGCGCCTCCCGCTGATTGCGGGGCTCGCGCCGCTCGTCGACCGGAAGGCGGCGGCCGCGCTGCTCGCGCTCACCGCGTACGCGTACGGCATCGAACTCGTCGGCGTCGCTACCGGCTGGCCGTACGGCCACTTCGAGTACCTCGTCGAACTCGGACCGATGCTCCTCGGGGCGGTCCCGGCCGGTCTGCCGGTGTTCTTCTTCCCGCTGGTCGTGAACAGTTACCTGCTCGCGCTCCTCCTGCTCGGGCCGCGCGCCGACTCCCCCGTGGTCCGCCTGCCCGCCGTCGCCGCGCTCGTCCTCTGGATGGACGTGGTGTTGGACCCCGCCGCCGTCGCGCTCGGGTTCTGGACCTACGACGCCGGCGGCGTCTACTACGGCGTCCCGCTGTCGAACTACCTCGGCTGGGTGCTGTCGGCGAGCGTCTCCGTCGCCGTCCTCGACTGGGGGTTCTCGCGGACCGGGCTCCGCGACCGACTCGCGTCGTGTGCGTTCCTGCTCGACGACCTCGTGAGCTTCGTCATCCTCTGGGGCGTCGTGAACGCCGCGTTCGGCCAGTTCGTGCCCGCGCTCGCCGCGGGCGTGCTCGGGGCCGCCCTGCTCGCCACGGACCGCTTCGACTTCGGCGTGTTCGACCGGTCGCCCGCCCGCCTCTAG